Proteins from a single region of Dyadobacter fanqingshengii:
- a CDS encoding ABC transporter permease, with translation MIKNYLITSFRNLRRNWNFTLINITGLTLGLVCCLLIFFTVRYELSFDQQHKNVDRVFRILKHTKGEVDKGFNTGMPLPALAALRNDFPELRNQISCTYAMRGALITIGEGPNRKKHFEQSNAVSFIDPQYFKLFDYKWLKGSAASSLNNPGAVVLSESQAKKYFGNADPMGKTIRVENNMNFVVTGIIQDPPATTNFPFTTMLSFASLKGYGSFTNWDDWQSSYGGGQMYMMLPQNMSEEKMEQQLVSFVKKYREPKDAAVEEYILQPVNDIHFDTKTSNYTGRTISKGMIWAMVLVGMFILVTACVNFINLATAQALRRAREVGVRKVLGSTRGQLLRQYFSETALITVLSVILALIVAQIVLPSVANILNIKSEGVIFVTDISVMAFLAVLTVLTTILAGFYPAMVVSGYQPILALKGKMRTSGRGQASLRSGLIVLQFTISQIVLIGTLIAYSQMKYFRTLDLGFQKDEIISMQIPAQDPGVLEGLYAKLVNEPGIKSMSFSAFTPMSRSNWQTGFKYENDAEFLDYEIVMRPADTAYIRTYGLQMVAGRMYLPADTMREYVVNEAFVKKLGFKNPADAIGKRLTIGGSEHKLPIVGVVKNFNTYSLHREIIPCVLTTQRGNYGTLGIKLTKNADPKQIERIEKAWSATFPDYLFSYTFLDETLNSFYEKESKLFDLFKILTAIAIFIGCLGLYGVVAFMAESRTKEMGIRKAIGASAFNIFSLFSVDFVKLVMIALVIASPIAWYVMKGWLQDFTYQVEISAWLYVLAGIGAIIIALITISFQSVKAALVNPVTSLRSE, from the coding sequence ATGATCAAAAATTATCTTATCACTTCTTTCAGGAATTTGAGGCGTAACTGGAATTTCACTTTGATCAACATTACCGGGCTTACTTTGGGGCTGGTCTGTTGTCTTCTGATCTTTTTTACGGTTCGCTACGAGCTTAGTTTTGATCAGCAACATAAAAATGTCGACCGCGTATTCCGGATTTTGAAACACACAAAAGGAGAGGTCGATAAAGGCTTTAATACCGGGATGCCGCTTCCGGCTCTGGCGGCGTTGCGCAATGATTTTCCTGAATTACGAAACCAGATTTCATGCACATATGCCATGCGCGGCGCGCTGATCACAATCGGAGAAGGACCGAACCGCAAAAAGCATTTTGAACAAAGCAATGCAGTTTCGTTTATCGATCCTCAATATTTTAAACTATTCGATTACAAATGGTTGAAGGGCTCGGCTGCCAGCTCGCTTAATAATCCCGGCGCGGTGGTGCTTTCCGAAAGTCAGGCAAAAAAATACTTTGGGAATGCAGATCCAATGGGCAAGACCATCAGGGTTGAAAACAACATGAATTTTGTAGTTACCGGCATTATCCAGGACCCGCCGGCAACCACCAATTTTCCTTTTACAACAATGCTTTCTTTCGCTTCACTGAAAGGCTACGGCTCATTCACGAACTGGGACGACTGGCAAAGCTCATACGGCGGCGGACAAATGTACATGATGCTGCCTCAAAATATGAGCGAAGAGAAGATGGAACAACAGCTTGTTTCTTTTGTCAAAAAATACAGAGAACCAAAGGATGCCGCGGTTGAAGAATACATTTTACAACCCGTTAATGACATTCATTTTGATACAAAAACATCCAACTATACCGGCAGGACGATCAGCAAAGGGATGATCTGGGCAATGGTGCTGGTTGGAATGTTTATTTTGGTTACAGCTTGCGTGAATTTCATAAATCTCGCCACCGCGCAAGCACTCCGCCGCGCGAGGGAAGTGGGCGTAAGAAAAGTGCTGGGCAGCACACGCGGGCAGTTATTAAGGCAATATTTCTCAGAAACTGCGCTGATCACCGTTTTATCTGTTATTCTCGCATTGATTGTGGCGCAAATTGTGCTTCCCAGTGTCGCCAACATTTTAAATATTAAATCAGAAGGGGTCATTTTTGTGACGGACATTTCCGTAATGGCGTTTCTGGCCGTGCTGACAGTTCTTACGACCATTCTTGCTGGTTTCTATCCTGCCATGGTGGTGTCGGGTTACCAGCCCATTCTTGCATTGAAAGGGAAAATGAGGACATCGGGAAGAGGGCAGGCGAGCCTGCGTTCCGGGCTGATCGTTCTGCAATTCACGATTTCCCAGATCGTGCTCATTGGAACATTGATCGCTTACAGTCAGATGAAATATTTCCGTACGCTTGACCTTGGGTTTCAAAAGGACGAAATCATCAGTATGCAAATTCCGGCACAGGATCCGGGTGTTCTGGAAGGTTTGTATGCCAAATTAGTCAATGAGCCTGGCATAAAATCCATGAGTTTCAGCGCATTTACGCCTATGTCGCGGAGTAATTGGCAAACCGGGTTTAAATATGAAAACGATGCTGAATTTCTCGATTACGAGATCGTTATGCGTCCTGCGGACACTGCTTATATAAGAACTTACGGATTGCAAATGGTTGCCGGTCGAATGTATCTGCCAGCAGACACGATGCGTGAATATGTGGTTAATGAAGCATTTGTAAAAAAACTGGGCTTCAAAAATCCGGCTGACGCGATCGGCAAACGGCTTACCATCGGTGGGTCTGAGCACAAGCTGCCTATTGTTGGGGTTGTGAAAAACTTCAATACATATAGTCTGCACCGTGAAATTATCCCGTGCGTACTCACCACACAACGCGGAAATTACGGCACATTAGGGATCAAGCTCACCAAAAATGCGGACCCAAAGCAGATCGAAAGAATTGAAAAAGCCTGGTCGGCAACATTTCCCGACTACTTGTTCAGCTACACCTTCCTCGACGAAACGCTCAACAGCTTTTATGAAAAGGAATCCAAACTATTTGATCTCTTCAAAATACTGACCGCTATTGCCATTTTCATCGGCTGTCTCGGGCTGTATGGGGTTGTCGCTTTCATGGCTGAGTCGCGGACGAAGGAAATGGGCATCCGGAAGGCCATAGGGGCATCCGCATTTAATATTTTCAGTTTGTTTTCAGTGGATTTTGTGAAATTGGTCATGATCGCATTGGTCATTGCATCTCCCATCGCGTGGTATGTGATGAAGGGCTGGTTACAGGATTTCACTTATCAGGTAGAAATTAGTGCATGGTTATATGTGCTTGCAGGCATCGGAGCAATCATTATTGCTTTAATCACCATAAGTTTTCAGAGTGTCAAAGCAGCTTTAGTGAATCCTGTGACATCTTTAAGGAGCGAGTAA
- a CDS encoding ABC transporter permease, giving the protein MFKNYLKIAFRNLWKSKGYAVINITGLSVAFCISAFLFLTAYFQMSFDDFHKDKERIYQTYFFSNDPENAQASGSMPFPITPALKAEFPEIESIARVVNGSDVLEYKGKYFDKQVMFTDPDFLKIFTFPLVKGTAATALQDLSSIIISENMAKAIFGKEDPMGKSLQVGLDVNRKEYVVTGVLKDFPENSSIKYDAFVRTENAGGYQQSKEQWDAYSHRVYLKLTKNADRVAFEKRLKPFAQKYFAESITTLKRKGAKPDERGDIFAIRIENMANLHFNSKVSGGGAAPIALIYALMGIGFFILLIACINFINLNVARSFIRAREVGVRKSLGALKKQLFFQIWGEAAVICFFGFLTGVILAVLLLPSFNATFQSKLSLDYMFEPDKIALLLGLFILVTLIAGGYPAWQMSKFNAVEVLKGKVTLKKPGVLRNSLIIAQFTLSSLLICSTIIAVQQVNHLRTQPLGFEKEQVISIPVGNKINGNKVLQRLRNELEGDPNVLAISGSAVNLGVGMDRSTSRSVIGFTYKEKDISTDWLSIDYDYLKALNIKLLAGREFNPAFPSDSLDRVIITESMAKMIQEKDPVGKYFQTDTAGVKYQIIGMVPDFHLYSSKNEKKPITMHLGGSGSVNYVFVRVTPQSLRIAMDKLKSVWKEVAPETEFTGTFVDENTNSWYREEGHLSKVFSLASGIAIILSCLGLFAVALIVMEQRTKEIGVRKVLGVSIASLVFVLSKDFVKLVLIAIVIATPLSWFLMQKWLDNYAYRIEINPLIFILVGLSAILVALVTVGFQSIKAALMNPVNSLKSE; this is encoded by the coding sequence ATGTTTAAAAACTATCTCAAAATCGCATTTCGTAACCTTTGGAAGAGTAAGGGTTATGCTGTGATCAATATCACAGGTTTGTCCGTTGCATTCTGCATCAGCGCATTTTTGTTTCTGACGGCCTACTTTCAGATGTCGTTTGATGATTTTCATAAAGATAAAGAGCGCATTTATCAAACTTATTTCTTTTCCAATGACCCGGAAAACGCGCAGGCTTCCGGTTCAATGCCCTTTCCTATAACACCTGCTTTAAAAGCGGAATTTCCTGAGATAGAGAGCATTGCCAGGGTGGTGAATGGCAGTGATGTTCTGGAATACAAAGGGAAATATTTCGATAAGCAGGTCATGTTCACCGATCCTGATTTTCTTAAAATATTTACTTTCCCGCTTGTAAAAGGCACCGCCGCAACCGCGCTTCAAGACCTCAGCAGCATCATTATCAGTGAAAATATGGCGAAGGCTATATTCGGGAAAGAGGATCCGATGGGCAAGTCTTTGCAAGTTGGCCTGGATGTCAATCGCAAAGAATACGTGGTTACGGGTGTGCTGAAAGACTTTCCTGAGAACTCGTCTATCAAATACGATGCATTTGTAAGAACCGAAAACGCTGGCGGATATCAGCAATCCAAGGAGCAGTGGGATGCATATTCACACCGGGTTTATTTGAAATTAACCAAAAATGCTGATCGGGTTGCTTTCGAAAAAAGGCTGAAACCATTTGCACAGAAATACTTTGCTGAAAGCATTACCACATTAAAAAGGAAGGGCGCAAAGCCCGACGAACGAGGAGATATTTTCGCCATCAGGATTGAAAATATGGCAAATCTGCATTTCAATTCCAAGGTTTCAGGTGGCGGCGCAGCACCAATCGCGCTTATTTATGCCCTGATGGGAATCGGCTTTTTTATCCTGCTGATCGCTTGTATTAATTTTATTAATCTCAATGTTGCCAGATCCTTTATCCGCGCCAGGGAAGTAGGCGTCCGCAAGTCGCTGGGTGCGTTGAAAAAACAGCTGTTTTTTCAGATCTGGGGTGAAGCCGCAGTAATCTGCTTTTTTGGATTTCTGACAGGCGTTATACTTGCCGTATTATTGCTGCCAAGCTTTAATGCTACTTTTCAAAGCAAACTTAGTCTGGATTATATGTTTGAACCGGACAAGATTGCGTTGCTGCTGGGGCTTTTTATCCTGGTAACATTGATCGCAGGCGGTTACCCGGCGTGGCAAATGTCCAAGTTTAATGCAGTGGAAGTGCTGAAAGGAAAAGTGACATTGAAGAAGCCGGGTGTGCTGCGCAACTCGCTCATTATCGCGCAGTTCACGTTGTCAAGCTTATTGATATGCAGCACAATTATCGCAGTTCAGCAGGTTAATCATTTGCGGACACAACCTTTGGGATTTGAAAAAGAGCAGGTCATCAGCATTCCTGTTGGTAACAAGATCAATGGTAACAAAGTGTTGCAGAGACTGCGCAACGAGCTCGAAGGCGATCCTAATGTGCTCGCAATCAGTGGCAGTGCCGTTAATCTGGGTGTTGGAATGGACAGAAGCACTTCCCGGAGTGTGATCGGATTTACCTATAAGGAGAAGGATATCAGCACAGACTGGCTTTCTATCGATTATGATTATCTCAAAGCATTGAATATCAAATTGCTGGCTGGTCGGGAGTTCAATCCGGCTTTTCCCAGTGACTCACTCGACAGGGTGATTATTACCGAAAGCATGGCCAAAATGATCCAGGAAAAAGATCCGGTAGGAAAGTATTTTCAAACGGATACGGCCGGCGTTAAATACCAGATCATTGGCATGGTTCCAGACTTTCACCTGTATTCTTCCAAAAATGAGAAGAAGCCGATTACCATGCATTTAGGCGGCTCGGGATCAGTTAATTATGTTTTTGTCAGGGTTACTCCGCAAAGTCTTCGGATTGCTATGGACAAGTTGAAAAGCGTTTGGAAAGAAGTAGCACCCGAAACGGAGTTCACGGGAACATTTGTGGACGAAAACACCAATTCCTGGTACAGGGAAGAAGGGCATTTGTCCAAAGTTTTCAGTCTCGCATCCGGGATTGCGATCATCCTGTCATGTCTGGGGTTATTTGCCGTCGCATTGATCGTGATGGAGCAGCGGACCAAGGAGATTGGCGTTCGCAAAGTTCTGGGTGTCAGCATTGCCAGTCTGGTGTTTGTATTGTCCAAAGATTTTGTAAAACTCGTGCTGATCGCAATCGTCATTGCCACACCCCTATCGTGGTTTCTTATGCAGAAATGGCTCGACAACTACGCCTATCGCATCGAAATCAACCCATTGATCTTCATCCTGGTCGGCCTCAGCGCCATCCTGGTCGCCTTGGTAACCGTTGGATTTCAAAGCATTAAAGCCGCATTGATGAACCCGGTAAATTCGCTGAAGAGTGAGTGA
- a CDS encoding ABC transporter permease, translating into MIKNYLKIAWRNVLKSKLFSAINVFGLSVGMTCCMLLLLYIQSEISFDQQHEHINDLYLLRSENVQSNGETMDNPRGPAPYAQAVKSEFPEVVQVTRLWQNFLEDKALFRVNQPGQGEKSFYETKGIHVDSTFFDVFTYEFAEGDPKTSLNDAHSVVLSEAVAQKLFGAGPALDKTIRIGGKTGNNENFRVTGVFKSQGDKSHIDANYFVSLHAGWVGDYLRKPDLNFTSNNMFYHYLRLKPGTSAEKFGQKLPSFIEKYARKDLKIAGFDKKLALLPVKDIHLFNKIDKIVTSTTSTTYLYVLASIAIFTLLIACINFMNLATARSAKRAAEVGMRKVMGAGKSGLIGQFLGESMVLAFLALIIAAIFVVLSLPVFNQLADKALSLSALFQPVIIASFVVLAFITGLLAGSYPAFYLSVFNPLDVIKGKFVNSVSATALRRGLVVFQFVISIGLVVATMVIQGQIKFMQEQPLGFTKEQQIVIPFRSEESRQAYTALRNEMLENNQITAASGTSYYPGILNPSDMSVFLPGQSVNEDGMIKTNWVAPDFMETMGFKMAAGRMFSAAFPGDTNHKIVVNEATLRKFAIPVDKAVGQHLDFDMGENGIGSLEIVGVVKDFHYQDLHKAIEPYAFFLSANENHNYIIAHVNTNNVSQVMPFIESKWKALVPGEPFSYTFLDQDFQSNYAADARTARIVNSFTIISILISCLGLFGLAAFAAQQRIKEIGVRKVLGASIGSIVGLLSGDFIKLVLISMLIATPLTWYVMNQWLQDFAYKISIQWWMFVVAGALAVIIAMITVSTQAIKAALTNPVKSLKSE; encoded by the coding sequence ATGATCAAAAATTATTTAAAAATTGCCTGGCGGAATGTGCTTAAAAGTAAGCTCTTTTCCGCCATTAATGTGTTTGGACTGTCCGTGGGCATGACGTGCTGCATGTTGCTGCTGCTGTACATTCAAAGTGAGATTTCTTTTGATCAGCAACACGAACACATCAATGACCTTTATTTGCTGCGCAGCGAGAATGTCCAGTCCAATGGAGAGACAATGGACAATCCGCGCGGTCCGGCACCATACGCGCAAGCGGTAAAATCGGAATTTCCGGAAGTGGTTCAGGTAACCAGGCTCTGGCAGAATTTCCTGGAAGACAAGGCGCTTTTTCGTGTAAACCAGCCCGGACAAGGAGAAAAATCATTTTATGAAACAAAGGGGATTCATGTGGATTCCACTTTTTTTGATGTGTTCACGTATGAGTTTGCAGAGGGAGATCCGAAAACTTCATTGAACGACGCCCACTCGGTTGTGTTGTCGGAAGCGGTTGCGCAAAAGCTTTTCGGAGCCGGTCCGGCTTTGGACAAAACGATCCGCATAGGCGGTAAAACCGGTAACAACGAAAATTTTCGCGTAACGGGCGTGTTTAAAAGTCAGGGTGATAAATCGCACATTGATGCCAACTATTTTGTTTCGCTGCATGCGGGCTGGGTGGGCGATTATTTGCGGAAGCCTGATCTGAATTTTACCAGTAACAACATGTTTTACCATTATCTGCGTTTGAAACCAGGCACAAGTGCAGAGAAATTCGGTCAGAAACTTCCTTCATTTATTGAAAAATATGCCCGCAAGGATCTTAAAATTGCGGGTTTTGATAAAAAGCTGGCGTTGCTTCCAGTCAAAGACATTCACCTTTTCAACAAGATCGATAAAATTGTAACAAGCACAACCAGTACAACTTACCTGTATGTGCTGGCCTCCATCGCCATATTTACACTGCTCATTGCGTGCATCAACTTCATGAACCTCGCCACCGCACGCTCAGCCAAACGTGCTGCGGAAGTGGGCATGAGGAAAGTAATGGGCGCGGGTAAGAGCGGCTTGATCGGCCAGTTTTTAGGCGAATCGATGGTGCTAGCATTTCTGGCACTGATCATTGCGGCCATATTTGTGGTCTTATCCCTTCCTGTTTTCAATCAGCTTGCGGATAAAGCATTGTCCTTGTCAGCGCTTTTCCAACCTGTCATTATTGCGTCATTTGTCGTATTAGCATTTATTACCGGCTTACTGGCGGGCAGTTATCCCGCTTTTTATCTGTCTGTTTTCAATCCGCTGGATGTTATCAAGGGAAAATTTGTCAATTCGGTGTCCGCGACTGCATTGCGGAGGGGATTGGTTGTATTCCAGTTTGTGATATCCATCGGACTGGTTGTGGCGACCATGGTGATTCAGGGTCAGATCAAATTCATGCAAGAGCAGCCCTTGGGTTTTACAAAGGAACAGCAGATCGTCATTCCATTCCGGAGTGAGGAGTCTAGGCAAGCGTATACTGCTCTCCGTAATGAAATGCTGGAAAATAATCAGATCACTGCGGCATCCGGAACAAGCTATTATCCCGGCATTCTGAACCCGAGCGACATGTCAGTTTTTCTGCCCGGACAAAGTGTGAATGAGGATGGAATGATAAAAACCAACTGGGTTGCGCCGGATTTTATGGAAACAATGGGATTCAAAATGGCAGCCGGCCGGATGTTCTCAGCAGCTTTTCCAGGAGATACCAATCACAAAATCGTGGTCAACGAGGCAACACTAAGGAAATTTGCTATCCCCGTGGACAAGGCGGTTGGCCAGCATCTTGACTTCGATATGGGTGAAAATGGAATCGGTTCTTTGGAAATTGTCGGCGTCGTAAAGGATTTTCATTATCAGGATCTGCACAAGGCCATCGAACCTTACGCTTTTTTCCTGAGCGCTAATGAAAACCACAATTACATCATCGCCCACGTGAATACGAACAATGTCAGTCAGGTTATGCCCTTTATTGAGTCAAAATGGAAGGCATTGGTTCCTGGTGAACCATTTTCTTACACGTTTCTGGATCAGGATTTTCAGAGTAATTATGCTGCCGATGCCCGCACGGCACGGATCGTGAATTCATTTACCATTATTTCCATCCTTATTTCTTGCCTTGGTTTGTTTGGACTGGCAGCTTTCGCGGCCCAGCAGCGGATCAAGGAAATTGGTGTCAGAAAGGTTTTGGGCGCTTCCATTGGCAGCATTGTAGGGTTGCTTTCAGGTGATTTTATCAAACTGGTTCTCATTTCCATGCTGATAGCAACACCGCTTACATGGTATGTCATGAACCAATGGTTGCAGGATTTCGCCTACAAGATCAGCATTCAGTGGTGGATGTTTGTTGTGGCAGGCGCCTTGGCGGTCATTATTGCCATGATCACGGTTAGCACGCAGGCGATTAAAGCGGCGCTTACAAATCCGGTAAAATCTTTGAAGAGCGAATAG
- a CDS encoding DUF5615 family PIN-like protein encodes MKILIDMNLSPSWVGFFADKNIHSVHWSSVGKAIDQDAIIFEYARLNNYIVFTNDLDFGSILAATNASAPSVFQIRSQSLLPHLIGETVVTCLAQYAVYLEEGSLVTLLEQKAKVRILPLRS; translated from the coding sequence ATGAAGATACTAATTGACATGAACTTGTCGCCTTCATGGGTCGGATTTTTTGCTGATAAGAATATTCATTCAGTTCACTGGTCATCGGTCGGGAAAGCGATAGACCAGGACGCAATCATCTTTGAATATGCGCGGCTGAATAATTACATTGTTTTTACAAATGACCTGGATTTCGGATCCATATTAGCCGCTACGAATGCTTCCGCTCCCAGCGTTTTTCAGATCAGAAGCCAAAGTTTATTGCCACACTTAATCGGAGAAACAGTTGTTACATGTCTCGCTCAATATGCTGTTTATTTGGAAGAAGGGAGCTTGGTAACCCTACTTGAACAGAAAGCAAAAGTTCGAATTCTTCCGCTTCGGTCCTGA
- a CDS encoding DUF433 domain-containing protein, giving the protein MKLDRITFDPKLMGGKPCIRGMRVTVGTLVGLVASGSTFDDILSAYPYIEIEDIKQALSYAAWRSEEIEMPFLAA; this is encoded by the coding sequence ATGAAATTAGACCGAATAACTTTTGATCCGAAATTGATGGGGGGCAAGCCTTGCATCCGTGGAATGCGGGTTACGGTTGGCACGCTCGTTGGTCTTGTGGCTTCCGGAAGCACATTTGATGATATTTTAAGCGCTTATCCATACATTGAAATTGAGGATATTAAACAAGCTTTATCCTATGCTGCCTGGCGCTCTGAGGAAATTGAAATGCCATTCCTAGCTGCATGA